In Panacibacter ginsenosidivorans, the following proteins share a genomic window:
- a CDS encoding acyltransferase family protein: protein MKKRIDTLDALRGIAAFSVLLLHYTSGYRAHYKHSFNQDYDFVYGYLGVELFFMISGFVIFLTLIHSKNSIDFLYKRFSRIYPTFLFCLVTTFTIVFLFGLPMRERSLYQAAGNVLIATNIFGFKPVDGVYWTLEIEIFFYLFMALLLFCKQIKNILFWGVFFLAMTWVNAFFYTIPDKLSIILNVKYNCFFFAGILFYKIKFSQDRIDWKIHLLIASCLITSLIVIGPWPAKAIASCFFVLFYLFSYGLINLHAKPLLFLGKISYPLYLLHQNIGYVIMNNTKPYLGNYPFIFIGTTAMTMIFIAFLVHKFIEQPSIRFFRNLYSNKFNLKVIAK from the coding sequence TTGAAAAAAAGAATAGATACTTTAGACGCCCTAAGGGGTATTGCCGCCTTTTCTGTTTTGCTCCTTCATTATACATCTGGGTATAGAGCTCATTATAAGCATAGTTTCAACCAAGATTATGACTTTGTATATGGCTATCTCGGAGTTGAACTTTTCTTTATGATAAGCGGATTTGTTATATTTCTCACTTTAATTCACTCAAAAAATAGCATTGACTTTTTGTATAAGCGTTTTAGCAGGATTTACCCGACCTTTCTTTTTTGTCTTGTAACTACGTTTACGATTGTTTTTCTTTTTGGATTACCGATGAGAGAACGAAGCTTATATCAGGCGGCAGGAAATGTTTTAATTGCTACCAATATTTTTGGATTCAAGCCCGTTGATGGTGTTTACTGGACACTGGAAATTGAGATTTTTTTTTATTTATTTATGGCACTGTTGCTATTTTGTAAACAGATAAAAAATATTCTTTTCTGGGGAGTATTCTTTTTAGCAATGACATGGGTCAATGCATTCTTTTATACCATACCTGATAAATTATCAATCATACTAAATGTAAAATATAATTGTTTCTTTTTTGCTGGTATTCTTTTTTATAAAATCAAGTTTTCGCAAGACAGGATTGATTGGAAAATTCATCTACTTATTGCTAGCTGCTTAATTACATCGCTTATTGTCATTGGGCCATGGCCGGCAAAAGCAATTGCTTCTTGCTTTTTTGTTTTATTTTATTTATTCAGTTATGGTTTAATAAACCTGCATGCAAAACCTTTATTATTTCTAGGAAAAATATCATATCCTTTATATCTTCTTCATCAAAATATTGGATATGTTATTATGAATAATACTAAACCTTATTTAGGCAATTATCCATTCATATTTATTGGAACAACCGCTATGACAATGATATTTATCGCCTTTCTTGTTCATAAATTTATTGAACAACCATCTATTAGATTTTTTAGAAACTTATATTCTAATAAATTCAATTTAAAAGTTATTGCTAAATAG
- a CDS encoding sugar 3,4-ketoisomerase has product MELLHFPKILDQRGNLSFLQSNKEVPFEIKRVYWIYDVPGGEMRGGHAYKNLNEVIIALSGSYDVVLHDGEKEYRYHLNRSYYGLYVPKMMWRHIENFSTNSLALILTDDLYKEDEYIRDFDAFKAMKGI; this is encoded by the coding sequence ATGGAATTACTTCATTTTCCTAAAATACTGGATCAGCGCGGCAACCTTTCTTTCTTGCAAAGCAATAAAGAAGTGCCTTTTGAGATAAAACGGGTGTACTGGATCTACGATGTGCCCGGTGGTGAAATGCGTGGCGGTCATGCCTATAAAAATTTAAATGAGGTCATCATTGCACTAAGCGGCAGTTATGATGTGGTGCTGCATGACGGAGAAAAAGAATACCGCTATCATCTCAACCGTTCCTATTATGGTTTGTATGTGCCAAAGATGATGTGGCGGCATATTGAAAATTTTTCCACCAATTCACTTGCATTGATATTAACGGATGATCTTTATAAAGAAGATGAATACATCAGGGATTTTGATGCGTTTAAAGCAATGAAAGGAATTTAA
- a CDS encoding sugar 3,4-ketoisomerase: MPATVFDCNIIHLPKIYNEAGSITPVQNSIEIPFDIQRVFYLYDIPGGETRGAHAHRSLQQFIIAASGSFDITIDDGHSKKTIQLNRPYMGLHIKPLIWDYMSNFSSGAIVLVLASGLYDASDYIRDYNEFLQLRKTT; encoded by the coding sequence ATGCCAGCCACTGTTTTTGATTGCAATATTATACACCTTCCAAAAATTTATAATGAAGCAGGAAGTATAACGCCTGTGCAGAATAGTATTGAAATTCCTTTCGATATACAACGTGTATTTTATCTCTATGATATTCCCGGTGGTGAAACACGCGGTGCACATGCACACCGCAGCCTGCAGCAATTTATTATTGCAGCGAGCGGCAGTTTTGATATTACGATCGATGATGGCCATAGCAAAAAAACCATTCAGCTAAACAGGCCATATATGGGCCTGCATATAAAGCCGTTGATATGGGACTATATGAGTAATTTTTCTTCAGGCGCCATTGTGCTGGTGCTTGCATCGGGCCTGTATGATGCATCAGACTATATACGCGACTACAACGAATTTTTACAGTTACGCAAAACAACATGA
- a CDS encoding acyltransferase — protein MIHPLSDVQTKNIGDNTSIWQYCVVLKDAVIGSNCNINAHCFIENDVVVGNNVTLKCGVYLWNGTRIADDVFIGPNVTFVNNKRPRSKQHVQTPDTIIHRGASLGAAAVIGGGIEIGAYAMIGMGAVVTKNIPAHALVYGNPARIMGWVDEQGNALIKQEDDAWYSANGNKYRLTENGMEKL, from the coding sequence ATGATACATCCGTTATCAGATGTGCAGACAAAAAATATCGGTGACAATACATCGATATGGCAGTATTGTGTGGTGCTGAAAGATGCGGTCATTGGCAGCAACTGCAATATCAATGCACATTGTTTTATTGAAAATGATGTGGTAGTAGGCAATAACGTTACGCTTAAATGTGGTGTGTATTTGTGGAACGGCACACGCATAGCAGATGATGTTTTTATTGGCCCCAACGTTACGTTTGTAAACAATAAAAGGCCACGCAGCAAACAACATGTGCAAACGCCGGATACCATTATTCATCGCGGTGCATCGCTTGGTGCAGCCGCTGTAATTGGCGGTGGCATTGAGATTGGCGCTTATGCCATGATCGGCATGGGGGCAGTTGTTACAAAAAATATTCCTGCGCATGCATTGGTGTATGGCAACCCTGCACGCATTATGGGTTGGGTTGATGAACAGGGCAATGCATTAATAAAACAGGAAGATGATGCATGGTATTCTGCTAATGGAAATAAATATAGGCTTACAGAAAACGGCATGGAAAAATTATGA
- a CDS encoding DegT/DnrJ/EryC1/StrS family aminotransferase, with product MNIPFLSFDYTNKIIADEMQQAFTTVFNSKWYVLGKEVAVFEKDYATFCNTQYCVGVSNGLDALILSLKACGVGKGDEVIVPSNTYIATVLAITHAGATPIFAEPDESTYNITAEGIEPHITTATKAIMPVHLYGQSCDMQTIMQLAAKYNLKVIEDNAQAHGALCHNQPTGSWGHANASSFYPGKNLGALGDAGAVTTNDAAIAAQINMLRNYGSAKKYYNEVEGYNMRLDELQAAFLSVKLKHLESFTALRCQAADRYHALLQNADEIKLPVTAKHCTHVFHLYVIRTKQRDALQQYLNSKGIGTMIHYPVPPHLQNAYKHLGYSKGAFPIAEAIAESCLSLPIYPGIEEEEIAFVCDSIKEFI from the coding sequence ATGAACATTCCCTTTCTCTCCTTCGATTATACCAATAAAATAATAGCTGATGAAATGCAGCAGGCATTTACAACTGTATTTAACAGCAAATGGTATGTGCTGGGTAAAGAAGTAGCAGTATTTGAAAAAGATTATGCTACTTTTTGCAATACACAATATTGTGTCGGTGTAAGTAATGGATTAGATGCATTGATACTTTCGTTGAAAGCATGTGGTGTTGGCAAAGGAGATGAAGTGATCGTTCCTTCGAATACCTATATAGCAACTGTATTAGCCATTACACATGCAGGCGCCACACCCATATTTGCAGAACCAGATGAAAGCACTTACAATATTACCGCCGAAGGAATTGAACCGCACATTACAACCGCAACAAAAGCAATTATGCCGGTGCATTTATATGGTCAGTCCTGTGATATGCAAACGATCATGCAACTGGCAGCAAAATATAATTTGAAAGTTATAGAAGATAATGCGCAGGCACATGGGGCACTCTGTCATAACCAGCCAACAGGATCATGGGGACATGCCAATGCCAGCAGTTTTTATCCCGGAAAAAATCTTGGTGCATTGGGCGATGCAGGTGCTGTAACGACCAATGATGCGGCGATTGCAGCACAAATAAATATGCTGCGCAATTATGGCTCCGCAAAAAAGTATTATAATGAAGTGGAAGGATATAATATGCGGCTTGATGAACTGCAGGCAGCATTTCTTAGTGTAAAGTTGAAACACCTGGAATCATTCACTGCATTGCGTTGCCAGGCAGCAGACAGGTATCATGCCTTGTTACAAAATGCAGATGAGATAAAATTGCCGGTCACCGCCAAACATTGCACGCATGTATTTCACCTGTATGTCATCCGGACAAAACAACGGGACGCATTGCAGCAATACCTGAATAGTAAAGGTATCGGTACGATGATCCATTATCCTGTGCCACCACATTTGCAGAATGCCTATAAGCATCTTGGATATTCGAAAGGAGCTTTTCCAATAGCTGAAGCAATTGCAGAAAGTTGTTTGAGCCTGCCAATCTATCCGGGCATTGAAGAAGAAGAGATTGCATTTGTTTGTGATTCTATAAAAGAGTTTATTTAA
- a CDS encoding acyltransferase family protein, giving the protein MKQESRIYGLDILRAIAILLVIYGHSFQFLGNLIPHCDGVEIFFVLSGYLIGTILLKTLNKPSVSFADIRQFWMRRWLRTLPAYFVVLTTLIIYQVATRENQYFFDYAQYYIFIQSIFRGGADLFHESWSLCIEEWFYLLVPLLLYLSFRFFKIEIKKLVFFWIVFIIVIEIIFRSIVAAQHPTHDGWMEFVREPVSVRIDSIMFGILGAYLNFYKYRIWKNKNGLFIIGLLICIGTKLISLLSSFGWYVMYISLTAQSIGSLLLLPKLSNIKAGKGVLYKSFTFISRISYSMYLLNFTPFDKIIRSKLHVFYFGIVPYNIFEFIAFIIWTIGGAYILFRLVEKPMMDLRYRLPVRVSVAAD; this is encoded by the coding sequence ATGAAACAGGAAAGTAGAATTTACGGATTAGATATTTTAAGAGCAATAGCCATATTGCTGGTTATTTATGGGCACAGCTTCCAGTTTTTGGGTAACCTTATTCCTCATTGTGATGGGGTGGAAATATTTTTTGTACTAAGTGGTTATTTGATCGGAACAATTCTTTTGAAAACTTTGAACAAGCCTTCTGTAAGTTTTGCAGATATTCGTCAATTCTGGATGAGACGCTGGTTACGGACATTGCCCGCTTATTTTGTTGTACTAACCACCTTAATAATATACCAGGTAGCTACAAGGGAAAACCAATATTTCTTCGACTACGCACAGTATTACATTTTTATTCAATCAATTTTTAGGGGAGGAGCAGATTTGTTCCATGAATCATGGAGTTTATGTATTGAAGAATGGTTCTACCTTTTAGTTCCGCTTTTATTATACCTTTCTTTCAGGTTCTTCAAAATTGAAATTAAGAAGCTGGTATTCTTCTGGATCGTATTTATTATTGTTATAGAAATAATATTTAGATCAATTGTGGCTGCACAACACCCTACGCACGATGGCTGGATGGAATTTGTAAGGGAGCCGGTAAGCGTCCGTATCGATAGTATAATGTTTGGCATACTTGGTGCGTACTTAAATTTTTATAAGTATCGTATTTGGAAGAATAAAAATGGCTTATTCATTATCGGCCTGCTTATTTGTATAGGCACGAAGTTGATCAGTTTACTATCAAGCTTTGGTTGGTATGTGATGTATATTTCATTAACTGCCCAATCAATAGGTTCATTATTATTGCTTCCGAAATTGAGTAATATAAAAGCCGGTAAGGGTGTACTATACAAGAGTTTTACTTTTATAAGTAGAATTTCATACTCTATGTATTTGTTGAATTTTACACCCTTTGATAAAATAATACGCTCAAAGCTGCATGTATTTTACTTTGGGATTGTTCCCTATAATATTTTTGAATTTATAGCTTTTATAATATGGACCATTGGTGGTGCATATATATTATTCAGGCTGGTTGAAAAACCAATGATGGATTTAAGGTATCGTTTACCCGTCAGAGTTTCGGTAGCTGCAGATTGA
- a CDS encoding glycosyltransferase family 4 protein has translation MKILHVCSNYYPAHGGPQYTMKHLSENFVEYYHDEVAVATSNSLYGPEMPLFKTIEPANENINGVDVHRFAFNRWHYPLLTYAGRGYKKIFKQTLPHRLYKYRWELDCKGIDRMMEDADADVIMATTSNYMFCDYPFWRFRTKSPKPFVLYGALHLHINWPSDAPVIKRARVCDCYIANTDFEKNKMIEYGVEADKIVTTGTGITAADYVCNENEVKAFREKYGIQENEVLVGHIGRLSAGKGAGILLDAFAEVYKQHKHVKLLLAGTATDFTTALKQKIQAHDLPVILLEDFDSALKPLLFNAIDVFVLASKGESFGVVFLEAWACKKPVIGVAMGAVASLVRDGRDGLLFAADNIQELSSAIIALMQDEAKRKRFGNNGYAKIIQQFTWPVITKKYRDAYLLGIENFKKLQQNKTAFSNS, from the coding sequence ATGAAGATCCTGCACGTTTGTTCTAATTATTATCCTGCGCATGGCGGCCCGCAATATACCATGAAGCATTTGTCGGAAAACTTTGTGGAGTATTATCATGATGAAGTAGCTGTTGCCACTTCCAATTCTTTATATGGTCCTGAAATGCCTTTGTTCAAAACTATAGAGCCGGCGAATGAAAATATAAATGGTGTGGATGTGCACAGGTTTGCCTTCAACAGGTGGCATTATCCATTGCTTACTTATGCAGGTCGTGGTTACAAAAAAATATTCAAGCAAACATTGCCGCACCGGTTATATAAATACCGCTGGGAACTGGATTGCAAAGGTATTGACAGGATGATGGAAGATGCAGATGCAGATGTGATCATGGCCACCACCAGTAACTATATGTTTTGCGATTATCCCTTTTGGCGCTTTCGCACAAAGAGCCCCAAGCCATTTGTATTGTATGGTGCATTGCATTTGCATATCAACTGGCCCTCTGATGCGCCGGTAATAAAAAGAGCAAGGGTATGCGATTGTTATATTGCCAATACAGATTTTGAAAAAAATAAAATGATAGAATATGGTGTGGAAGCTGATAAAATAGTTACCACAGGAACAGGTATAACAGCAGCAGATTATGTATGTAATGAAAATGAAGTAAAAGCCTTTCGTGAAAAATATGGTATACAGGAAAATGAGGTACTGGTTGGCCATATCGGCAGATTGTCTGCCGGTAAAGGAGCAGGTATTTTATTGGATGCATTTGCAGAAGTATATAAACAACACAAACACGTAAAGCTGTTGCTGGCAGGTACTGCTACAGATTTTACTACAGCACTAAAGCAAAAGATACAGGCACATGATTTACCTGTAATTCTTTTGGAAGATTTTGACAGTGCATTGAAGCCTTTATTATTTAATGCCATAGATGTTTTCGTGCTTGCTTCAAAAGGCGAATCGTTTGGCGTTGTTTTCCTGGAAGCTTGGGCCTGTAAAAAGCCAGTTATCGGTGTAGCTATGGGCGCTGTAGCTTCACTGGTGCGTGATGGCAGGGATGGTCTTTTGTTTGCAGCAGATAATATACAGGAATTATCATCGGCTATCATCGCATTAATGCAGGATGAAGCAAAACGCAAACGATTTGGTAATAATGGCTACGCGAAAATCATACAGCAATTTACCTGGCCGGTCATCACTAAAAAATACAGGGATGCTTATTTGCTGGGTATTGAAAATTTTAAAAAGCTGCAGCAAAATAAAACTGCATTTTCAAACAGCTGA
- a CDS encoding glycosyltransferase family 4 protein, with amino-acid sequence MKVLHVTQNYYPSLGGTQHTMKKISECLHAQYNDKVTVITTNSLYGPNNATFKKIEEKETFINGVHVKRFGFFRAHKPLLKLVSKASVKMSGKGLPESVATLSMGPFSASMKKAIETTDADIICASSVHYRFADYGLYRKNIPNPKPFVLYGALHLETGQVPAKYIQRIKAADHYIANTLYEKEFLIKQGMQAAKITVAGAATDILEQEIHYDEDVRKASGINADKKIILCISRQEAFKGLPVLIDAFSQLQQEEKNSCLVIAGAKGTYSSALQEAAKNIQNLFVLTDIPQHTKCMLLQAAAIVVLPSKEESFGVVFLEAWSFKKPVIGTRIGAIASLIEENKDGYLFEPGNVSELAMQIKRMISDNNKAQQMGAAGFEKVQQHYTWDKITATFRAAYIQAIETFHQQKN; translated from the coding sequence ATGAAAGTGCTGCATGTAACACAGAATTATTATCCTTCGCTTGGTGGCACGCAGCACACTATGAAAAAAATATCAGAATGTTTACATGCGCAGTATAATGACAAAGTAACGGTGATCACTACGAATTCTCTTTATGGCCCCAATAATGCAACTTTTAAAAAAATAGAAGAGAAAGAAACATTCATCAATGGTGTGCATGTAAAACGTTTTGGATTTTTCAGGGCACATAAACCTTTACTTAAACTGGTTTCAAAAGCATCTGTAAAAATGAGTGGCAAAGGATTGCCTGAATCAGTTGCCACATTATCGATGGGGCCTTTTTCTGCATCTATGAAAAAAGCAATTGAAACCACCGATGCAGATATTATCTGCGCTTCTTCGGTGCATTATCGTTTTGCCGATTATGGGTTATACCGTAAAAATATACCTAACCCTAAACCATTTGTTTTGTACGGTGCTTTGCACCTTGAAACCGGGCAGGTGCCTGCAAAGTATATACAAAGGATCAAAGCTGCAGATCATTATATCGCCAATACATTGTATGAAAAAGAGTTTTTAATAAAGCAGGGAATGCAAGCTGCAAAAATAACTGTTGCGGGTGCTGCTACAGATATACTGGAACAAGAAATACACTACGATGAAGATGTGCGAAAAGCATCAGGTATAAATGCTGATAAAAAGATCATCCTCTGTATCAGCCGGCAGGAAGCTTTCAAAGGGCTGCCGGTTTTAATAGATGCCTTTAGTCAGCTGCAGCAGGAAGAAAAAAATAGTTGCCTGGTTATAGCAGGTGCAAAAGGTACTTACAGCAGCGCATTACAGGAAGCTGCAAAAAATATCCAAAACCTGTTTGTGCTTACTGATATTCCCCAGCACACAAAATGTATGCTTCTGCAAGCCGCAGCGATAGTCGTGCTGCCTTCCAAAGAAGAATCTTTTGGTGTGGTATTTCTTGAAGCGTGGAGTTTTAAAAAACCTGTTATAGGAACACGCATCGGTGCTATTGCTTCTTTGATAGAAGAAAATAAAGATGGCTATCTTTTTGAACCGGGCAACGTTTCAGAACTTGCCATGCAGATAAAACGCATGATCTCAGACAACAACAAGGCTCAACAAATGGGTGCTGCCGGTTTTGAAAAAGTGCAGCAACATTATACATGGGACAAGATCACTGCAACATTCAGGGCCGCGTATATCCAGGCGATCGAAACATTTCATCAACAGAAAAATTAA
- a CDS encoding methyltransferase domain-containing protein, translating to MFRQEAKWVGDLLKNIDTIRKPVIANIGSSTALFREALQPHIHEHIFKPLQQKGYPIYHVDVKEDNGVDMVADITQPTFATQHTNAFDIVICTNMLEHVEDINAVVQNLYTACRNNGYLLITVPYKYKKHLDPIDNMFRPTPEEITALFKPGQVQQIAAQIITITERSYYKKKRSHYPLWGYREIAGYYLGIRFKVSGVLLQVKK from the coding sequence ATGTTCAGGCAGGAAGCAAAATGGGTGGGCGATTTGCTGAAGAATATTGATACTATTCGCAAACCGGTGATAGCGAACATTGGTTCATCCACTGCTTTGTTCAGGGAGGCGCTGCAGCCGCATATACACGAACACATCTTTAAGCCTTTGCAACAAAAAGGTTATCCTATTTATCATGTGGATGTAAAAGAAGATAATGGCGTTGATATGGTTGCTGATATTACACAACCAACATTTGCAACGCAACATACCAATGCTTTTGATATTGTTATCTGCACCAATATGCTGGAGCACGTGGAAGATATCAATGCTGTTGTGCAGAATTTATATACAGCATGCCGCAACAATGGTTACCTGCTTATCACGGTTCCTTATAAATATAAAAAACATCTTGACCCGATCGATAATATGTTCAGGCCAACACCGGAAGAGATCACCGCCTTATTCAAACCCGGCCAGGTACAACAGATAGCAGCGCAGATCATTACTATTACAGAGCGTAGTTATTATAAAAAGAAAAGATCGCATTATCCGTTGTGGGGTTACAGGGAAATTGCAGGATATTATTTGGGTATCCGTTTTAAAGTTTCGGGTGTATTGTTACAGGTAAAAAAATAA
- the asnB gene encoding asparagine synthase (glutamine-hydrolyzing), producing MCGIAGMYNFKRGNLYENYFSKCLTGMHRRGPDDQQLWHNNENYIAGFVRLSIRDLSINGRQPMFSSCGNYCITFNGEIYNTDTLKNLLQSFGITYHSSADTEVLLYAIMHLGIEKAMHITDGIFAIAFYDLQRNRLILARDRVGVKPLYIGMHENGVVYSSQYDHIINHPYCRDNNLNGGSMGSYLQLGYIPEDAGIIEKTKLLLHGHYYIVEEGKVTTHCYYNYGSATKHADKHKLEEIICGATQSQLVSDVPVGTFMSGGVDSTLVTYCANKKQAIQSFTIGVNNKDMNEADAAAQFAAIFNTKHDCRYIDEQVFLPLIQDHFKAFSEPFADYSSIPTLLLSAFAKEKVTVALSGDGGDELFWGYPRNRKVPALVPFYEKNIWTRRMKLLWSKAKKPAHTDISKHWNKTDFAGYYYSALHITGAEYWLPKILETEPLPAYHYTMLKKGEQQDLSNVTSVMELVRKMEVDIHLQRILLKVDRASMFHSLEVRVPLLSNSMLDLSESYNYKDCIADAQGKMNLKKLLAAKAGNELAFAPKKGFTIPLDDWLRNVLNKEVTEKIMDMPAHIAPLFNRKQLQQLLQQYMHGQTAAGWLVWALYCLVQWDAMHKNKIAA from the coding sequence ATGTGCGGAATAGCGGGGATGTATAATTTTAAGAGAGGTAATTTATACGAAAATTATTTTTCAAAATGTCTTACGGGCATGCATCGCCGCGGCCCCGATGATCAGCAACTCTGGCACAATAATGAAAATTATATTGCGGGATTTGTAAGACTTTCTATACGTGATCTTAGCATTAACGGAAGACAGCCGATGTTTTCATCCTGTGGCAACTACTGTATCACTTTTAATGGTGAGATATACAACACAGATACGTTGAAAAATCTACTGCAATCTTTTGGTATCACTTATCATTCTTCCGCAGATACGGAAGTGTTACTGTATGCAATCATGCACCTTGGCATTGAAAAAGCAATGCATATTACAGATGGTATTTTTGCTATTGCATTTTATGACCTGCAACGCAACCGGCTTATACTTGCAAGAGACAGGGTAGGGGTAAAGCCATTGTATATAGGTATGCATGAAAATGGCGTTGTGTATAGTTCGCAGTATGATCATATCATCAATCATCCTTATTGCAGGGATAATAATCTTAACGGAGGATCTATGGGCAGTTACCTGCAACTGGGTTATATTCCTGAAGATGCAGGTATCATTGAAAAAACAAAACTATTATTACATGGCCACTATTATATAGTTGAGGAAGGTAAGGTTACAACACATTGTTATTACAACTATGGAAGTGCCACAAAACACGCAGATAAACATAAGCTGGAAGAAATTATTTGCGGCGCCACGCAGAGCCAGCTGGTGTCAGATGTACCTGTGGGCACATTTATGTCTGGCGGTGTAGACAGTACATTGGTTACTTACTGCGCCAACAAAAAACAAGCAATACAATCGTTTACAATCGGTGTAAATAACAAGGATATGAACGAAGCTGATGCAGCAGCGCAATTTGCAGCTATCTTCAATACCAAACATGATTGCCGTTATATTGATGAGCAGGTTTTCCTTCCATTGATACAGGATCATTTCAAAGCATTCAGTGAGCCATTTGCGGATTATTCTTCCATACCCACTTTATTGCTGAGTGCTTTTGCAAAAGAAAAGGTAACCGTTGCATTAAGTGGTGATGGTGGCGATGAATTATTCTGGGGTTATCCCCGAAACAGGAAAGTGCCGGCACTGGTTCCTTTCTATGAAAAAAATATATGGACAAGGCGCATGAAGCTATTATGGTCAAAAGCCAAAAAGCCTGCACATACCGATATTTCAAAGCACTGGAACAAAACTGATTTTGCGGGTTACTATTATAGTGCATTGCATATAACAGGCGCTGAATACTGGTTACCCAAAATACTGGAAACTGAACCCTTACCTGCTTATCATTATACTATGCTAAAGAAGGGCGAACAACAGGACCTAAGCAATGTTACTTCTGTAATGGAGCTTGTTCGTAAAATGGAAGTAGATATTCACCTGCAACGCATATTACTGAAAGTAGACAGGGCAAGCATGTTTCACAGTCTTGAAGTACGGGTGCCTTTATTAAGCAATAGTATGCTTGATCTTAGTGAATCTTACAATTATAAAGATTGTATTGCAGATGCACAAGGTAAAATGAACCTGAAAAAATTACTTGCCGCCAAAGCGGGTAATGAACTTGCGTTTGCGCCCAAAAAGGGTTTTACTATTCCGCTGGACGACTGGTTGCGGAATGTTTTGAATAAAGAGGTGACAGAGAAGATAATGGACATGCCTGCACATATTGCCCCCCTATTTAACAGGAAACAATTACAGCAATTGCTGCAACAGTATATGCATGGACAGACAGCTGCCGGCTGGCTGGTGTGGGCGTTATATTGCCTGGTACAATGGGATGCAATGCACAAAAATAAAATTGCCGCATGA